The Mangifera indica cultivar Alphonso chromosome 8, CATAS_Mindica_2.1, whole genome shotgun sequence genome has a window encoding:
- the LOC123224544 gene encoding 40S ribosomal protein S24-1-like: MADSKAVTIRTRKFMTNRLLSRKQFVVDVLHPGRANVSKAELKEKLARMYDVRDPNAIFVFNFRNHFGGGKSTGFGLIYDSVESAKKYEPKYRLIRNGLDKKVEKSRKQLKERKNRAKKIRGVKKTKASETKGKKK, translated from the exons ATGGCGGACAGCAAGGCAGTGACAATACGTACGAGGAAGTTCATGACCAACCGTCTTCTCTCTAGAAAACAATTC GTCGTTGACGTTTTACATCCCGGAAGAGCAAATGTTTCAAAG GCAGAGTTGAAGGAGAAGTTAGCCAGGATGTATGACGTGAGGGATCCAAATGCCATTTTTGTATTCAACTTCAGAAACCACTTTGGAGGTGGCAAATCTACtggatttggtttgatttatgaTTCTGTTGAGAGTGCTAAAAAGTATGAGCCAAAGTACAGGCTAATCAgg AATGGACTGGACAAGAAGGTAGAGAAATCAAGGAAGCAattgaaggaaagaaagaacAGAGCTAAGAAGATACGTGGAGTAAAGAAG ACCAAGGCTAGTGAAACTAAGGGTAAGAAAAAGTAA